In Panicum virgatum strain AP13 chromosome 5K, P.virgatum_v5, whole genome shotgun sequence, the genomic window GACTATCGAGTAAATGTAGGAGATTGGACAGGTCGCCAGGATGGGCCTTGATATTTATACGGGTAAAAGGAAATATGCTGCCattgttttgaaaatatttcttaCTAAACAGAGAGATTATAGCGATCAGACATTGATTATAGAGAGATTATAGCGATCAGACATTGATTCGATCTagctacatgcatgcatgcaagggCAGCTGCGCGATTCGCGGCTCAAGATCGATACGTACGACGCCGGCCGTCTGACACGTTCTTGCTCCTGATTTCTTGCTCAACACAGACACACAGTTACGATTCTAGCAGCACCGTCCGGACGatgcgggccggcggcggcgccaggcctGTTCGGGTCTCACGCTGCCTTCACTGGCCCTTGGGCCTTGGCCATCCCAGCCGCGCAGGCCTGCCTTGGCCGTATAGGACAACATGCAGCCGAGCCTAGGATGGCATCGCCGGGAATCTTCCTTTTCGTATCCAACTTTCAGTGCTAAGGTGAATGACTCCGCCGCTGCAAAAAACGAAGTGGGGATATTTATGGGAATATCTGTCCAACATCCGAATGATTTTCGATTCATTTATCACTCACATTCTCGACCAACAGAAAAATTACACAtaaaaaagaaattaataataCAGCAATAATGGCCCGAAGAATTTGAAGGCGAGCTTCTGATTGGAACGGCGAGCAAGTGAAGACTGCACATATATAGGGCTGGAGCTTGAGGAAAACCCTGGTTGGCGTGCTAGTGGTTCTCAGCCGGGCACTTCCAAGACTCGTGGCTGCTGCGAAGACAGTGAAGCATCGATGGACGCAGCGCAACGCGGCGCAGACTGCCGTTTCGCTAAAAAATTCTGTGCAAAGTGCTGCCTGTGCAGCCCCACTCTGGATCGACGACGCGTGGCAGGTGACGCAATCCGACGCGCGCGGCGAGAAGGCGCTGCTGCGGCTTTGCCTTTTGCAGGATCTGGCTGCTCGGCTCCAAGCTCCATTACACGCTCGGCTCAAGTGCATGCGAAGGCTCTGGCTCAGGATGAGGAAGGACGATCACAGGAGGCGAGCCGGAATATTCAGTTTCACCGCAATCCCACGCCGCCGGAGGCCATGCACGAGGCCAAAGGTTTAGTTGGAAGTCACCATCAGAAACGCCCGCTCCCCCCACACGAGTTCATCGACTTTCCTCGACCCTAGCAGTAGCAGACGCCATGGAGGCCAACCTAGTATTCAGTCGTTCACTCGTTCTGTCGTTGATGCTACCGCGGGAGATGACTCTGAAGAGTGCAGACGACGCTGTTGATTGTTCAGACAATACCGGGATTTGGATTTacaatttgatcaatgtatacTTTGATGAAACTATATCCAAATGAAAATTAATCGGAGTTTTGAAAGCATGTTTGCTGTTGTCATCAACATCAgttttagttttattattttggTAGGAGTACTCTGCTTCTCAGCTCGTCATAATCTAATTGGACAATACGAATGGGGATTGGGGAGCAATTAAGCAATACTCGGACTCCACTTCACTAGCACAACGCAGTTGAGGAATTGAGGGACCGATGGATCAAACACGACGGCACAAGACAGGAAAGCAGGAGGCATCGGTGACATGGAGAGGTCATGCAGATCTGGATTGGCTCCTTGCAGAGAGGGGATGGAATACCAGATGAGGCCATGGCTCATGGTGTGGAGAGCGGCGCGACAGTTACGGCTTTGAGCGAGCGGCACGGGCATGACTCGATGGGAGTCGGAGCCGACCGCGTCGTTGAGCCGGGAGCCGGGCGGCGGCCGAATCACATGCTGCAGAGCCGCCACACCGTCTATTTGCGCACGTCGGATTGCAGCGTCTGCCACGCGTTGTCCATCCAGAGTGGGGCTGCACAAGCCGCAGTTTGCAGCCCGTCTCCACATAATTTTTTTCCGTTTGCTTCCGTCTGTCGTGATAGATCCAGTTCCAGTTCCAGTTCCAGAGCCCTGAGCCCCTGACAAAAAGTCTCGCCTCGGCCATGTTGGCGACTGGCTGGTTTCTGTCAGCAGTAGAAAATATATAATGATGTTCCTGTTTCCTATTTTTCGATGCTCTAGAGGGTGTGGTGTTCTTGGCTGATGTCTGGGTGTTCAAAAGTTCAGGCTTTGCTGTTGCGTTGATCCAACTAAATGTTTGGGCCTGGAACTTCAACCAGCTTAAAATGTGCAGATTTTTGCTGTAGATGTGATAGTTCAAGGACAGTATAAGGTCATCACATACTGCTCGATTGTTAGGAAAATTTCGTCAGTGCTTCGGTCGCAATTTTCTTGTCTTTTCTAAATCTTAACTTATTCTTAATTAGTGAAAGGTTGGGCGGCCGAGTTGGCTAGCCCAACCCGGTAGCGTCGTTTTCATGAGGTCGTGAGTTCGAATCTCAGCTGGGACGAATTTCCGCTCGTgcgtaaaaaaatcccctcgttgtgctcgccgcaaggcttggccctctcgggcgtgggccagggttcgggggttttttcACGGCCAGAAGAAGTCGTagtcgcttcctcttaatgaaaaacggtggAGTCTGTTCACCCCTCCGGCtgcgtttttttttcttaattggCACAAGCAATACCATGAAGCAAGTTCCACTTAGACTAAGCGAAAGGACAATCTATTATAGTAATCTCTAAAGATCTAAAACTAGTGAACTTCTCAAGCCCATATTGTGCCCAGTTGCTCACCTTTCCCGGCCATATGATCCGTCCGCGCGGACGGCCCAGATCTTGCGAGTTCCGATTACTTTGCAAAAAGATTCTCAACCTTTAACGAAATCAATCCACAGTCTTGCCTCGTCTCATAGATATTTTTTGCGAAAAAACCCACAATATTTATCAAAATCAACCCACGCTCCAACCTTCCTGGTTCAGGAAAATTTACAAACAAAACCttaaatttttataaaatcaGCCTGCCATCATGGTCCTCTCTCACCATTTTTTAGAAGAACCATCGGATTTCAATTAAATCAAACTACAACTTGTTCCATTCGTTACTTATACACAAGCGTACAATATGAAATACCAAAATATGTTGAAATAAAAGTTGTTCCATATTTAAGTTTAAAAAGTTGTTTAATATAAaatttaataatttttttgaaaactacaaCTTTATTATAGAGCAAATTTAAATTAGAAACAACCTTTGtacctacaatttggacacaaaAATGTCTTCAAATTAGAAAGTGTTCGATACAAATGTTCAAAAGTTGTTTAtaatttcaaaatctacaactttaatATATActacaaatttaaattcaaagtgcttttctaaaaaaagttttgaatacaaacatttcttaaaatttcaaaatctaaAGCTTTGCTACacaacaaaattataaattcaatGCATTTTCGTAATTCGTTCAACATAAGATCCTACTTTGCTAAAAATACAATATTGTAGCACCGTTCTCCTATAGCTTCTCGCATTACCTCCACAATAACACGTCATATTTTAATATGACCACTACTTCCTTAATAAAAATGCCACCGCGTCTGTTAACTGCCACATGATTAAAAGTCGAAATCTCTTCATTTCTCAATTACAACTAATTGTGCTCTGACCTCCCTAATAAATAATTTTACCCCTCCTTTCACCATCataaatatagcaaaaaaaaCATAGATCCATTTTGACACACAAATAATATATTACTTAAATAGTAGCGTCATGATAATAGAATACCCAAAATATATACTAAGTGCAACAACAGACTCCAAACCATGACACATATACGAAAATAACGAAGCGACAGATTTATCTTACCTACATTGCTTACAAAAAAATGCATTTATCTACATATAATAATTACTATATGCATAAACTAAAGTCCACATCAATTAGTGACATGAGACAATTAGTGACATGAGACATGCTTTCCTTCCTCTTTTATGAGCACAATCGGTAACCTTTGAAGGTCCAAATTATATGATCcacaattttatatttaatatgtaACTTTATCGTGGTACCATGTACTATTTGCAGGCACTCAAAATTCATGAATcatataaatataattttacCACAAATGTTTCAAACGTGTGTAGCTCTATTCAGAAATGGTCTCCACTCACATCAAAAAGAGTGAAGCAGTACTGTTATGATTGCTGTTCTCCGTAAAAGACTGACTTAACTCACGGAGGGCGCGGCAAAGCCACGATAGGTTTCTAGTTAATATCTATAATTTGAACAAAAACCTTAAGTTCTGCATCTTTCTAGTTAATATCTATAATTTGAACAAAAACTATAAGTTCTGCATCAAGTCATAACATCCGTATCAGGTTGCAGAGTTTTGGAATACAACTTGCAAGAAAGGTGCATCCGGAGAGCTCCGCAAGTGCCAAATTATTGCAGCCATCATCTTTTACAATCAGAGACTTTTCATTGGGAACAATAGAAAAAGGGATATTTAAAAGTAGAAATGAAAATGGGCTTCAACATCAAGATGGGAATTCGAGCACAACAACATAGATGCCTGCCAAACGAAACAGCATCAAATCAGTAATTTTTCTCGCAACATAATAACCATATAAAAGAGGAAAATATTTAGACATGACTTCCACACTTTAAAGTTCAAATCTGGCATAGCTATTGTTCAAGCCTTCAAGGTCCAAACCTCAATGTATGTGCAAACTTCAGAAAATAGACTCCACTTGGCTGTGGTGCTAAAATTGCTATGCTAACATGACAAGCATTGACAAAAGATCACAAGAGGTTATTCATGAAAGCAAATGGGATACTGCAGTTGACATGAAAAGCAGGTCGAACACCAGAGATTCTGAACACAAGACATGAAATATTGCCTATTCATTGACTACCATATTACAATGATAGCAGTTGACAACTGATGGACTATTTAGCATGCAAGCTGACCTCCATATGAAGTTTCCTCATTGGTGGATGAAAATCAGCATACTAACATACAAGTTTTGAGATTCTTGTGAGCAAAATCAGCATGCTACATATCAACATACTGGACCAACTCAAACATGACAGTATCTATTGTCTTTAAGAGAACCATATTCCAGTTTCTGAAAATTTGTTCATCCGATGTGGAAAAGGTTACGCTACCATTTGTCACTACAGTACACGTCAGAAGCTAAATTCCCTCCCACAACCAGTACCAAATCCCAGGTATAAGATATAATAACAGAGGTTCCCTAGAGTGACATACTTGAAATGAAGCAATTCAACTTAATGAAAATGACAACTCAACAACGAAAGCTTACGCCAACATAAATCACAAGCATTGACAAACTGAATTAGGAATTTAGGGCATATATCAAATTACTAGCTAGCATAAGCAGATAAACATCCCTCCATCCAGACAATAATGCAGGCCATAAAGATACTATCTCAATATTATTAATGCCGTCGTCATGTCAAGTTCTGTGGCTTGGTTGATATGAAACTATGCCTTGTATGACATTGCACGCCTACCAAATCAGCTATTCCATATGCAAGTATCAGGCAGAACGACATAGGCATCACGCAATTCAAGTGTACTCTGTCTGGGTAACTGTCTCGCGAGATAGCTCGTTTTGCAAAGATGAATATATCCCTGATTCTAATCGCAAAGAATGAGCATCTGGGTAACTACCAGCAACGACGAAGCCCTAGCTGCAACCACAGATCTAAGGAGCAGCACGAAACAACACTCCTCACCTGGCTCACTTCTGGTAGCCTCCGCCCACAGCGTTGTCGTCCTCCTCGACGGTGGTGTTGACGTACGGCACCGGGAAGTCCTTGGTGGGGTCGAACTGCTTGGCGGCCATGTATCGCTCGAGGTCGGGCTTGCGGAGCAGGGTGCGCCGCACGGGCGGGCGGTTCCGGCGGCGGTCGCGGACGAAGTACTTGATGTCGTAGACGGTCTCCGGGTCGGAGGTGGGCACGATGGCCTTGTCGCGGTCGTCGCGCACGGTGGCCGGGCACTTGACGCGGTACTCGAGCGCGCTAGGCAGCGCGCCGCGGTACTCGGGCGAGGCGCAGGGGCCCGTGATCTCCCACGGCTTCTTGAGGAACCTGCGGAGGCCCTGGAACAGAGacttgccggcgccggcggcggaggaggcggcggaggccatcGGGGTCGCCGCGG contains:
- the LOC120708144 gene encoding uncharacterized protein LOC120708144; the encoded protein is MASAASSAAGAGKSLFQGLRRFLKKPWEITGPCASPEYRGALPSALEYRVKCPATVRDDRDKAIVPTSDPETVYDIKYFVRDRRRNRPPVRRTLLRKPDLERYMAAKQFDPTKDFPVPYVNTTVEEDDNAVGGGYQK